The Salmo salar chromosome ssa06, Ssal_v3.1, whole genome shotgun sequence genome window below encodes:
- the LOC106608039 gene encoding DBH-like monooxygenase protein 2 homolog encodes MIPLLFSLLLAWPPGTGAQQDKLMPFVENLDADSNVILKWGFSEVQGTIMFQLTVKTTGWLGFGFSPNGGMAASDIVMGGVGPNGTYFMDYHATGNSFPLVDKKQSYTLLSLNEVDDQTTMTFLRSIQSCDQEDFHITDSPVKLIYAYGTSDDIRYHANRRGTKEVNLLKFMPRSSPPDSNYLDFVVKNVTVPAERTYYHCKVMKVPKLNGKNHIYRIEPVIEHLDLVHHMLLYGCPSSVNQTYEKKCYTEGSGEDCIRVVSAWGVGGGAFELPEIAGIPIGGQNNDEFYRLEIHYNNLAQEAGRRDNSGLRLYYTAQLRQHDVGIMTTGLMVAIGWGYAIPPNATAFHSYGLCNTSHFSDILPDPVPDLSVFSVALHTHLAGRKVQAGHIRNGEQIDFLGLDENFNFEMQQATNLGNIKTIKPGDEIVVECTYNTTNRKGITQLGLASTDEMCLAFVFYYPAIPVTSCCSHPDMHAYRAMMGKTVDQDIEEMLKTAVWDQSSTAVHEATMKRVPQIGFIIDVNKNYTIYEGNIRNMTATLSVSCRSDPSLQAGPLEPFNYNTSPRGSSSWVVTSVAGSVLLMLWMTML; translated from the exons ATgatccctctactcttctccctgcTCCTGGCTTGGCCTCCAGGGACAGGGGCACAGCAGGACAAACTCATGCCCTTCGTGGAGAACCTTGACGCAGACAGTAACGTCATCCTTAAGTGGGGGTTCAGTGAGGTCCAGGGCACCATCATGTTCCAGCTGACCGTCAAGACCACTGGCTGGCTGGGATTCGGGTTCAGCCCAAATGGAGGCATGGCTGCATCGGATATTGTTATGGGAGGGGTCGGACCAAATGGCACCTATTTCATG GATTATCATGCCACAGGGAACTCATTTCCCTTGGTGGATAAGAAACAGAGCTACACCCTCCTGTCCCTGAATGAGGTAGATGATCAAACCACCATGACCTTCTTGAGGTCCATCCAGTCATGTGACCAGGAAGACTTCCACATCACC GACAGTCCAGTGAAGCTGATCTATGCCTATGGTACGTCTGATGACATAAGGTACCATGCCAATAGAAGGGGGACCAAGGAGGTCAATCTACTCAAGTTCATGCCCAGATCCAGCCCCCCAGACAGCAACTATCTAGACTTCGTTGTGAAGAAT GTTACTGTCCCTGCCGAACGTACATACTACCACTGCAAGGTCATGAAGGTCCCAAAGCTCAACGGCAAAAATCATATCTATCGG ATTGAGCCGGTGATTGAGCACCTGGACCTGGTCCACCACATGCTTCTCTATGGCTGCCCCTCCTCTGTGAACCAGACCTACGAGAAGAAATGCTACACGGAAGGATCAGGGGAGGACTGCATCAGAGTGGTGTCTGCCTGGGgggtgggaggaggg GCTTTTGAGCTTCCAGAAATAGCTGGGATCCCTATTGGAGGACAGAATAATGATGAGTTCTACAGGCTGGAAATTCACTACAACAACCTGGCCCAAGAAGCAG GTCGGAGGGATAACTCAGGCCTGAGGCTGTACTACACTGCCCAGCTCAGGCAGCATGACGTGGGTATCATGACTACAGGCCTAATGGTGGCCATTGGCTGGGGCTACGCTATCCCTCCCAATGCCACAGCATTCCACAGCTACGGCCTCTGCAACACATCACACTTCTCAGAC ATCCTGcctgaccctgtccctgaccTCTCTGTGTTCTCCGTGGCACTGCACACTCACCTGGCTGGGAGGAAGGTGCAAGCTGGCCACATCAG GAATGGAGAGCAGATTGACTTCCTGGGCTTGGATGAGAACTTCAACTTTGAGATGCAGCAGGCCACCAATCTGGGAAATATTAAGACCATCAAACCA GGCGATGAGATTGTTGTGGAGTGCACCTATAACACAACCAATCGCAAAGGAATCACACAGTTAGGGCTGGCCAGCACTGATGAGATGTGTCTAGCCTTTGTCTTCTACTACCCAGCCATCCCCGTCACCAGCTGCTGCAGCCACCCTGACATGCATGCATACAGGGCCATGATGGGGAAGACAGTCGACCA AGACATTGAGGAGATGTTGAAGACTGCAGTTTGGGACCAGTCGTCTACTGCCGTGCACGAGGCCACAATGAAGAGGGTCCCTCAGATTGGGTTCATCATAGATGTCAAT AAAAACTACACCATATATGAGGGAAACATCCGCAACATGACAGCTACTCTTTCAGTGAGCTGCAGGAGTGATCCATCCTTACAGGCTGGGCCCTTGGAGCCATTTAACTACAACACCTCCCCCAGAGGAAGCAGTTCCTGGGTTGTGACCTCTGTTGCTGGAAGTGTCTTGCTGATGCTCTGGATGACAATGCTTTAA